A single genomic interval of Candidatus Schekmanbacteria bacterium RIFCSPLOWO2_02_FULL_38_14 harbors:
- a CDS encoding nucleotidyltransferase: protein LSLFGSVLRGDFKPDSDIDFLVEFDPEHVPGLIRLAGMELELTEILGHKVDLRTPQDLSQYFRQKVIDSSEVQYAER, encoded by the coding sequence AATTATCGCTTTTCGGTTCCGTTCTCAGAGGGGATTTTAAACCGGATAGTGATATAGATTTTCTTGTTGAATTCGATCCAGAACATGTTCCAGGACTTATCAGACTGGCAGGTATGGAACTCGAACTAACAGAAATTTTAGGGCACAAAGTTGATTTAAGAACACCACAAGATTTAAGTCAATATTTCAGACAGAAGGTGATTGATTCCTCAGAGGTACAATATGCAGAAAGATGA